Proteins encoded in a region of the Catalinimonas alkaloidigena genome:
- a CDS encoding FUSC family protein, whose translation MKALTWQTVVDFLKGESVSMAFRYISGAFIPLLFFLAQGDQATGLTLMLGTLLVSGADKREPVRRKVKTLALTILLSSTLSAVVMLAAHQYVLLFPLIFLFIFLLGYVAPFGTRYASMAFMGNLAIIIALSTYRSYTTPAAIIHHLLLLLAGGIWYAAYALTLSALSARRQLRKTIATCMERTTAYLEQRVRLFDEREDLGEGLLALSDRQTDVTYAHTDVRDFLFQWIRPLQQEGSWERKMLMIFVELLEIQETALGTPIDYERWRGWLTTFPELDVVPRFSRMMVAELEGYYRFFNSRKKTVPSEEARLERQAEEARQVLDQFQRTIGNDPERRMAYLRARRILTYQEIQFKKLQSLRRILENRAQQTETKMDDRMHYRFANTPEMTWEAIRNNFTIRSSYFRYALRTSITAVAGYLFGMALGFQNPYWVLLTVLVILKPGYAVSRQRFTHRLIGTILGALIAYGLYLLHPSQTASIAIFGTAFFIAFCFVTEYYAVASVFVTIYVVFLYSFLHREIPGAVLFRVVDTSVGAALCWVAMHYLWPSWEYQSFPYYLRVSLESNLSLLRKITRLVGEGAWQQTSYRLSRKRAYLDLANVVSSFQRLKNEPRRKQEDLAPYGSLILLHSAVMSVIASIGVYLSRHPQLLQVPGLYGQLREAQRQLEQTLGLVYKRLDQPVPLTPAEPEHALPAPSPQGADTSDEAFLFEEIAHLNGLIVRLQEQINRTRGVRLARRSEVLVP comes from the coding sequence ATGAAAGCACTGACCTGGCAGACGGTTGTCGATTTCCTGAAAGGGGAGAGCGTGAGCATGGCCTTCCGGTACATCTCGGGAGCGTTCATTCCGCTTTTGTTCTTTCTGGCGCAGGGCGATCAGGCCACCGGACTGACGCTGATGCTCGGTACGTTGCTGGTATCGGGTGCCGACAAGCGCGAGCCCGTTCGGCGTAAGGTCAAAACCCTGGCGCTGACCATCCTGCTGTCTTCCACGCTGAGTGCGGTGGTGATGCTGGCCGCGCACCAGTATGTGCTGCTGTTTCCCCTGATCTTCCTCTTCATCTTTCTGTTGGGTTACGTAGCGCCGTTCGGCACTCGCTACGCCTCAATGGCCTTTATGGGCAACCTGGCGATCATCATCGCGCTCAGCACCTATCGTTCCTACACCACCCCGGCAGCCATTATACACCACCTGTTGCTGTTGCTGGCCGGCGGCATCTGGTATGCTGCCTATGCGCTGACCCTCAGCGCCCTCTCGGCGCGCCGTCAGTTGCGGAAAACCATCGCGACCTGCATGGAGCGCACCACGGCTTACCTGGAGCAGCGGGTGCGCCTGTTCGACGAACGCGAGGACCTGGGCGAAGGGCTGCTGGCGCTGTCGGACCGGCAGACGGACGTGACCTACGCCCACACCGACGTGCGCGATTTTCTGTTCCAGTGGATCCGACCGTTGCAACAGGAGGGCTCCTGGGAGCGGAAGATGCTGATGATTTTTGTGGAGTTGCTGGAAATTCAGGAAACGGCGCTGGGTACGCCCATCGACTACGAGCGGTGGCGCGGGTGGCTCACCACCTTTCCGGAGCTGGACGTGGTGCCGCGGTTCAGCCGGATGATGGTGGCTGAACTGGAAGGCTACTACCGTTTTTTCAACAGCCGCAAGAAAACCGTTCCCTCTGAGGAAGCGCGTCTGGAGCGTCAGGCCGAAGAGGCCCGGCAGGTGCTCGATCAGTTTCAACGGACCATCGGCAACGACCCGGAGCGGCGAATGGCGTACCTGCGGGCGCGGCGCATTTTGACCTACCAGGAGATCCAGTTCAAGAAACTGCAATCGTTGCGTCGTATCCTGGAAAACCGCGCCCAGCAGACCGAAACGAAGATGGACGACCGGATGCACTACCGGTTTGCCAACACGCCCGAAATGACGTGGGAAGCCATCCGCAACAACTTCACCATCCGCTCCAGTTACTTCCGCTATGCACTGCGGACCTCCATTACAGCGGTGGCGGGCTACCTGTTCGGCATGGCGCTGGGCTTCCAGAATCCCTACTGGGTGCTGCTGACGGTCCTGGTGATCTTGAAGCCGGGCTACGCCGTGTCGCGGCAGCGGTTCACCCACCGCCTGATCGGCACGATCCTGGGCGCACTGATTGCCTACGGACTGTACCTGCTGCATCCGTCGCAGACGGCGTCCATCGCCATTTTCGGCACGGCCTTTTTCATTGCGTTCTGCTTCGTGACGGAGTACTATGCCGTAGCGTCGGTGTTCGTGACGATCTACGTCGTCTTTCTGTACAGCTTTCTGCACCGCGAAATTCCGGGTGCGGTGCTGTTCCGGGTGGTCGACACGTCGGTCGGTGCCGCGCTGTGCTGGGTCGCCATGCACTACCTCTGGCCCTCGTGGGAATACCAGAGTTTTCCGTATTACCTGCGCGTTTCGCTCGAATCGAACCTGAGTCTGCTCCGGAAAATCACCCGCCTGGTGGGGGAAGGGGCCTGGCAGCAGACTTCGTACCGGCTGTCGCGCAAGCGGGCTTACCTCGATCTGGCCAACGTGGTCTCCTCCTTCCAGCGGTTGAAGAACGAACCTCGGCGCAAGCAGGAAGACCTCGCGCCGTACGGCAGCCTGATTCTTCTGCATTCGGCCGTGATGTCGGTCATTGCCTCCATCGGCGTCTACCTGAGTCGCCATCCCCAGTTGCTCCAGGTGCCCGGCCTGTATGGCCAATTGCGCGAGGCCCAGCGGCAGCTGGAACAGACACTGGGGCTGGTTTACAAACGGCTGGATCAGCCTGTGCCCCTCACCCCGGCAGAACCCGAACACGCATTGCCCGCACCGTCACCTCAGGGCGCCGATACAAGCGACGAAGCCTTTCTGTTTGAAGAAATCGCACACCTGAACGGGCTGATCGTGCGTTTGCAGGAGCAGATCAACCGCACCCGGGGCGTGCGCCTGGCCCGCCGCAGCGAAGTGCTCGTACCCTGA
- a CDS encoding putative zinc-binding metallopeptidase → MQLFKCTHCGQLLYFENHHCEKCGYPLGFEPEKLKLVPLVPVHDAVFEIYENGPETYRYCDNHQHGVCNWLVPTDSPSAYCKACELNRTVPDLSNPDYVARWQTLEFAKHRLVYALLRMKLPLISKFQDPDKGLAFDFLANPTEEGAPRVLTGHADGLITINIEEADDLEREMARKNMDEAYRTVLGHFRHEVGHYYWDRLIADDGRQEAFRALFGDEQADYGEALEKHYETGPPDHWQEEYISAYATTHPWEDWAETWAHYLHIVDTLETAYSFGMSVSPIVADEADDSLEADMDRDPYRLKKFDGLINRWLPLTFAMNSLNRSMGHHDLYPFVIPPKVVEKLAFVHDVCKEVKREARETSKVAP, encoded by the coding sequence ATGCAACTCTTCAAATGCACCCACTGCGGGCAGCTTTTATATTTCGAGAATCACCACTGCGAGAAGTGTGGTTATCCCCTGGGCTTCGAACCCGAAAAACTCAAACTCGTACCGCTGGTGCCGGTTCACGATGCCGTATTCGAGATTTACGAAAACGGCCCGGAAACGTACCGCTACTGCGACAACCATCAGCATGGCGTCTGCAACTGGCTGGTGCCGACCGACAGCCCCTCGGCCTACTGCAAAGCCTGTGAACTGAACCGCACGGTTCCCGACCTGAGCAATCCGGATTACGTGGCCCGGTGGCAGACGCTGGAATTTGCCAAACACCGGCTCGTCTACGCCCTCCTTCGGATGAAACTGCCGCTGATCAGCAAATTTCAGGACCCGGACAAGGGACTGGCGTTCGATTTTCTGGCCAATCCAACCGAAGAGGGCGCGCCCCGCGTACTGACCGGACACGCCGACGGTCTGATTACCATCAACATCGAAGAGGCGGATGACCTTGAACGCGAGATGGCACGCAAGAACATGGACGAGGCCTACCGCACCGTGCTGGGGCACTTCCGCCACGAGGTGGGGCACTACTACTGGGACCGGCTGATTGCGGACGACGGACGGCAGGAAGCGTTCCGTGCGCTGTTCGGCGATGAACAAGCGGACTACGGCGAGGCGCTGGAGAAACACTACGAAACCGGCCCGCCCGACCACTGGCAGGAGGAGTACATCAGCGCGTATGCCACGACGCATCCCTGGGAAGACTGGGCCGAAACCTGGGCGCATTACCTCCACATTGTGGATACCCTCGAAACCGCCTACTCCTTTGGGATGTCGGTCAGTCCCATTGTGGCCGACGAAGCCGACGACAGTCTGGAAGCCGACATGGACCGCGATCCGTACCGCCTGAAGAAATTCGACGGGCTGATCAACCGCTGGTTGCCGCTCACGTTCGCCATGAACAGCCTCAACCGCAGCATGGGACACCACGACCTCTATCCGTTCGTGATTCCGCCCAAAGTCGTCGAGAAACTCGCCTTTGTCCACGATGTGTGCAAGGAAGTGAAACGTGAGGCTCGGGAAACCAGCAAAGTCGCCCCGTAA
- a CDS encoding acyl-CoA dehydrogenase family protein, translated as MEHVIAHDWIALVEELGPTLATNAATADQHDTFVQANYALLKEHRFFSALIPEELGGAGSSHRAMCDTLRTMAHYCSSTALALSMHQHLVAANVWKYKRGQGAADMLQKVAAQQLILVSTGAGDWLESSGQVEKTEGGYLVTAQKHFASQAPVGNVLVTSAPYEAPEAGWQVLHFPVPFRTEGLTVLDDWYTLGMRGTGSHTVRLDRVFVPESAIVLKRPRGTYHPVWNVILTVAMPLIMAVYVGIAERAEQLVLATLRAKAQRPPHVPYLVGEMHNALTTARVLWQDTIRLCQNFDFQPEDAQGIAILTRKTEIANAAIRTVEKAMEALGGASFFRHQELERLFRDVKAGPFHPLPEKPQQRFTGDYLLDPAQTLSFF; from the coding sequence ATGGAACACGTCATTGCCCACGACTGGATCGCCCTCGTCGAAGAACTGGGTCCCACCCTTGCCACCAACGCCGCTACGGCCGATCAACACGACACCTTTGTGCAGGCCAACTACGCTCTGTTGAAAGAGCACCGCTTTTTTTCGGCCCTGATTCCGGAAGAACTGGGCGGCGCCGGTAGCTCGCACCGCGCCATGTGCGACACGCTGCGCACGATGGCCCATTACTGCAGCTCGACCGCCCTGGCCCTGTCGATGCACCAGCACCTGGTGGCGGCCAACGTCTGGAAATACAAGCGCGGACAGGGAGCCGCCGACATGTTGCAGAAAGTGGCGGCCCAGCAGTTGATTCTGGTCAGCACCGGTGCCGGCGACTGGCTGGAGTCGAGCGGACAGGTCGAAAAGACGGAAGGTGGCTATCTCGTCACCGCGCAGAAACACTTCGCCAGCCAGGCACCCGTTGGCAACGTGCTGGTCACCAGCGCTCCGTACGAGGCCCCGGAGGCGGGCTGGCAGGTGCTGCATTTCCCGGTGCCTTTTCGGACCGAGGGCCTTACGGTCCTGGACGACTGGTACACCCTGGGCATGCGCGGCACCGGCTCCCACACGGTGCGCTTGGACCGGGTCTTTGTACCCGAATCGGCCATTGTGCTGAAACGCCCCCGGGGCACGTACCACCCCGTCTGGAACGTGATTCTGACCGTGGCCATGCCGCTGATCATGGCGGTGTACGTGGGCATCGCCGAGCGGGCCGAACAGCTGGTTCTCGCAACGCTACGGGCCAAAGCGCAGCGGCCGCCCCACGTTCCGTACCTGGTCGGCGAAATGCACAACGCCCTCACCACGGCGCGGGTGTTGTGGCAGGACACGATTCGCCTGTGCCAGAATTTCGACTTTCAGCCGGAAGATGCGCAGGGCATCGCCATCCTCACCCGGAAAACAGAAATCGCCAACGCGGCCATCCGAACTGTCGAAAAAGCGATGGAAGCCCTCGGCGGCGCGAGCTTCTTCCGGCACCAGGAACTGGAACGGCTGTTCCGCGACGTGAAGGCCGGGCCGTTCCACCCTCTGCCGGAGAAACCCCAGCAACGCTTCACCGGCGACTACCTGCTCGATCCCGCCCAAACGCTGTCGTTTTTCTAA
- a CDS encoding helix-turn-helix domain-containing protein — MDNLFDFASQQGLFRKLEVSDVLFTEYKCMQQESVFGVWSHYNYVVYVLSGKKKWRTLSQDYMVYAEEAIFVKKGANIIHKFFEEEFCALIMFLPDHFIREVVASLPPPPAGPALPTDAVIPIHLNRTLSAYFHSLYAYFLEEQPPPAHLLEIKFKELIAHLVSFETNRPLCHYFRELCHQHKPSLREIMEANFKYNLTLAEFARLTGRSLTAFKREFQQQFQMSPGRWLTQARLHYARHLLETSDWPVNELVLECGFENTSHFSRIFKQHFGTSPLQYRKVHAS, encoded by the coding sequence ATGGACAACCTATTTGATTTTGCTTCGCAGCAGGGGCTGTTCCGAAAACTGGAAGTCTCCGACGTACTGTTCACAGAATACAAATGCATGCAGCAGGAATCGGTGTTTGGCGTCTGGTCACACTACAACTACGTGGTGTATGTCCTGAGCGGAAAGAAGAAGTGGCGTACGCTTTCGCAGGACTACATGGTCTATGCCGAAGAGGCCATTTTCGTGAAGAAAGGGGCGAACATCATCCACAAATTTTTCGAGGAAGAGTTCTGTGCCCTCATCATGTTCCTGCCCGACCACTTCATCCGCGAAGTGGTCGCCTCGCTGCCCCCGCCACCCGCCGGCCCCGCCCTGCCCACCGACGCCGTCATCCCGATTCACCTGAACCGTACACTATCGGCTTACTTTCACTCGCTGTACGCCTACTTTCTGGAAGAGCAACCGCCGCCCGCGCACCTACTGGAAATCAAATTCAAGGAATTGATCGCCCACCTGGTTTCGTTCGAAACCAACCGACCGCTTTGCCACTATTTCCGGGAGCTGTGCCACCAGCACAAGCCTTCGCTGCGCGAGATTATGGAGGCCAATTTTAAATACAACCTGACGCTGGCAGAGTTTGCCCGCCTTACCGGCCGTAGCCTCACTGCCTTCAAGCGTGAGTTTCAACAGCAGTTTCAGATGTCGCCCGGACGCTGGCTGACGCAGGCTCGCCTCCACTACGCCCGGCACCTGCTGGAAACCTCGGACTGGCCCGTCAACGAGCTGGTGCTGGAATGCGGGTTTGAAAATACCTCGCATTTTTCGCGGATCTTCAAACAGCACTTCGGCACCTCCCCCCTGCAGTACCGAAAAGTACACGCCTCGTAG
- a CDS encoding helix-turn-helix transcriptional regulator, which produces MHRLDRLTALLTLLQSKPVITAQELADRFAVSLRTIYRDVRALEAAGVPVGAEAGKGYYLPEGYRLPPVMFTPDEAGALLLGAKLVEQWSDQSVGPAFQSALSKIRAVLRPGDKARLAELDDRVAVFRPASSGGARAKKSEFPDHFLTTLQQALSQHRVVELDYFSSYNQTWTRRTVEPIGLLYYGSGWHLIAHCRLRQAQRDFRVDRMKNLAVLAAQYTPVAPFNPQEYMTPPSCVTEKTEEVAVLFKGNTARFTAEQRYLWGFTHEVKIPEGTRLHFETPFLPGMARWLLPFGNRIRVESPDRLLHLLQDLAREVQHHYLPEEVVAPVEE; this is translated from the coding sequence ATGCATCGCCTCGACCGCCTTACTGCCCTCCTGACCCTGCTGCAAAGCAAACCCGTAATCACGGCGCAGGAACTTGCCGACCGCTTTGCCGTAAGCCTGCGGACCATTTACCGCGACGTGCGGGCCCTGGAAGCCGCCGGCGTACCCGTTGGGGCCGAAGCGGGCAAAGGCTATTACCTGCCCGAAGGCTATCGGCTGCCACCGGTGATGTTTACGCCCGACGAAGCCGGGGCGCTTCTGCTGGGAGCCAAGCTGGTAGAACAATGGTCGGATCAGTCGGTAGGGCCTGCGTTTCAGTCGGCGCTGTCAAAAATCCGGGCGGTGTTGCGCCCCGGCGACAAGGCACGACTCGCCGAACTGGACGATCGCGTGGCGGTGTTCCGTCCCGCAAGTAGCGGCGGCGCGCGGGCGAAGAAGAGTGAGTTTCCGGACCACTTTCTGACGACGCTGCAACAGGCGCTCAGCCAGCATCGGGTGGTCGAGCTCGATTATTTCTCTTCGTACAACCAGACGTGGACGCGCCGCACGGTCGAACCCATCGGCCTGTTGTATTACGGGTCCGGCTGGCACCTGATTGCCCACTGCCGCCTGCGCCAGGCCCAGCGCGACTTCCGGGTGGACCGGATGAAAAACCTGGCGGTGTTGGCGGCACAGTATACGCCCGTGGCGCCCTTCAATCCCCAGGAGTACATGACCCCACCGAGCTGCGTCACCGAAAAGACCGAAGAGGTAGCGGTGCTGTTCAAGGGCAACACGGCGCGCTTCACGGCCGAGCAACGCTACCTCTGGGGATTCACGCACGAAGTCAAAATCCCGGAAGGCACGCGCCTCCACTTCGAAACGCCCTTTCTGCCAGGCATGGCCCGCTGGCTTCTGCCGTTCGGCAACCGCATCCGGGTAGAATCCCCCGACCGCCTGCTGCACCTGTTGCAAGACCTGGCCCGCGAAGTCCAGCACCATTACCTGCCGGAAGAAGTCGTCGCACCGGTAGAAGAATAA
- a CDS encoding GNAT family N-acetyltransferase encodes MPFTIRRAHPADFEVLYALMLEFAHYLDMPGKLTTSPEQLRRDQDIFRALLVEDDDGTPIGFATYFYAYYSWSGKALYLDDLYIRATHRGHGLGATLLDRVIEVAREAGCRQMRWLVLRANQDAIAFYQKKGATVDDTDLVCTLDLT; translated from the coding sequence ATGCCTTTTACCATCCGACGCGCCCACCCGGCCGACTTTGAAGTGTTGTACGCCCTGATGCTGGAATTTGCCCATTACCTCGACATGCCTGGCAAGCTGACCACGTCGCCGGAGCAATTGCGGCGGGATCAGGACATTTTCCGGGCGCTGTTGGTGGAGGACGACGACGGAACACCCATCGGCTTTGCGACCTACTTTTATGCGTATTATTCGTGGAGCGGCAAAGCGCTGTACCTCGACGACCTCTACATTCGGGCAACGCATCGGGGACACGGGCTCGGCGCCACGCTACTGGATCGCGTCATCGAAGTTGCCCGCGAAGCCGGATGCCGGCAGATGCGCTGGCTGGTGCTCCGTGCCAATCAGGACGCCATCGCGTTTTATCAAAAGAAGGGCGCAACGGTAGACGACACCGACCTGGTCTGCACCCTGGACCTGACGTAA
- a CDS encoding MFS transporter, with amino-acid sequence MTPSEVMVKWRAARATNLPALTQQRWLRYVAFSVLYAAQGLPYGFIVVALPAFLAERGLSAAQIGSFIGIALLPVSMKLLVAPLMDRWSFLPMGRRRPWVLAAQLGMALSFAAFALVAQPLAHLTWLTIAGFAAYFFIAFQDVAVDGMAIDVVPLQEQARTNGVMRGSMLLGMSGSTAGVSWLLNHWGLPPTALLVSGMMVAIMVVPLLLRERPGERLLPWSSGEASAQATLSTAPNWKSIGRNLVQVLVLPSSLALAGTILACRAASGLLEAALTVITVQELGWQDTTFTQLNASGYLAAGLIGMLLGGRLVDTIGRKRAMTAAALVLMVATVLLGAGPHLWPERGVVSSYIIAYLLLDMVFTIGFYATAMALCAPRVAATQFALYMALSNFAFSVGASRLGILKDTFGSAHLLFWVAGGLALGALLLQLIQFNVHRQRLDALEK; translated from the coding sequence ATGACCCCATCAGAGGTGATGGTGAAATGGCGGGCGGCTCGGGCGACGAACCTCCCTGCCCTTACCCAACAACGCTGGCTTCGTTACGTGGCCTTTTCGGTGCTGTACGCCGCCCAAGGGCTGCCGTACGGCTTTATTGTGGTGGCGCTGCCCGCGTTCCTGGCAGAGCGGGGCCTGTCGGCCGCGCAGATCGGGAGCTTTATCGGCATCGCGCTGCTGCCTGTCAGCATGAAGCTGCTGGTGGCCCCGCTGATGGACCGCTGGAGTTTTCTGCCCATGGGCCGCCGCCGGCCGTGGGTGCTGGCCGCACAACTGGGCATGGCCCTGAGCTTCGCCGCCTTCGCGCTGGTAGCGCAGCCGCTGGCGCACCTCACGTGGCTGACGATCGCCGGTTTCGCCGCCTACTTCTTTATTGCGTTTCAGGATGTCGCCGTGGACGGCATGGCCATCGACGTGGTGCCCCTGCAGGAACAAGCCCGCACCAACGGCGTGATGCGGGGCAGTATGTTGCTGGGCATGTCGGGTAGCACGGCGGGAGTCTCCTGGCTCCTGAACCACTGGGGTTTACCTCCTACCGCGCTGCTGGTGTCCGGGATGATGGTGGCCATTATGGTGGTACCGCTGCTGCTGCGTGAACGCCCCGGCGAACGGCTGCTGCCCTGGAGTAGCGGCGAAGCCAGTGCACAGGCTACCCTGAGTACGGCCCCCAACTGGAAGAGCATCGGGCGGAATCTGGTGCAGGTGCTGGTGTTGCCCTCCAGCCTGGCCCTGGCGGGTACGATTCTCGCCTGCCGGGCTGCCTCGGGACTGCTGGAAGCGGCCCTGACCGTGATCACGGTACAGGAACTGGGCTGGCAGGATACGACCTTTACCCAGCTCAACGCCAGCGGTTACCTGGCCGCCGGACTGATCGGCATGCTGCTCGGCGGACGGCTGGTCGATACGATCGGACGCAAACGAGCGATGACGGCCGCCGCCCTGGTATTGATGGTCGCGACGGTGCTGCTGGGGGCCGGGCCGCACTTGTGGCCGGAACGCGGGGTGGTGTCTTCCTACATCATCGCCTACCTGCTGCTCGACATGGTCTTTACCATTGGGTTTTATGCCACGGCGATGGCCCTGTGTGCGCCGCGCGTCGCGGCGACGCAATTTGCACTTTACATGGCCCTCAGCAACTTCGCCTTTTCGGTCGGGGCCTCGCGACTGGGCATATTGAAAGATACCTTCGGCTCGGCACACCTGCTTTTCTGGGTGGCGGGCGGCCTGGCCCTCGGCGCGCTGCTGCTCCAACTCATTCAGTTCAATGTGCACCGGCAACGCCTCGATGCACTGGAAAAATAA
- a CDS encoding Gfo/Idh/MocA family protein — translation MSKPTSSRRSFLKKLGGTTALVASAPLAFAEGFPQLLKRPAHHAGVAANDRIRLGCIGMGLMGFGDVATALQVPGIEFVAACDLYDGHLQHAKELYGKDIFTTRDFRELLNRKDIDAVIIATTDHWHDHISVAAMEAGKHVYCEKPMVHHIDEGQKVIDTQKKTGKVFQVGSQRVSSIIFEKAKELYESGIIGELNMVEAAYDRHSALGAWQYSIPTDASPQTVDWDRYLGDAPKVPYDPKRFFRWRNYRDYGTGMAGDLFVHLISGLHMVTGSLGPTRIYSSGGLNYWKDGRDVPDLLVGIHDYPKTDVHPAFQLTLRCNFADGSGGGELTRLVGSEGEIQIGWGNLTVRRDKLPKAPGYGGWDIYNVFTDAQKKAFVEDYHKKYPSQRAEVMPPDEERYEAPKGYDERLDHFVNFFEGVRNGKKIVEDATFGLRAAGPALASNMSYFEQRVIHWDPERMQVLKGDKGDMRPGK, via the coding sequence ATGTCCAAACCTACATCTTCCCGCCGCTCCTTCCTCAAGAAACTCGGCGGAACCACCGCACTGGTGGCCAGCGCACCGCTGGCGTTCGCCGAGGGTTTTCCGCAGCTCCTGAAACGTCCGGCTCACCACGCGGGCGTGGCTGCCAACGACCGGATTCGCCTCGGATGCATCGGCATGGGCCTGATGGGCTTCGGCGACGTGGCCACGGCCCTGCAAGTGCCCGGCATCGAATTTGTGGCCGCCTGCGACCTGTACGACGGGCACCTGCAACACGCCAAGGAGCTTTACGGCAAAGATATTTTTACCACCCGCGACTTCCGGGAACTGCTGAACCGCAAGGACATCGACGCGGTCATCATCGCCACGACCGATCACTGGCACGATCACATTTCGGTGGCGGCGATGGAAGCTGGTAAGCACGTCTACTGCGAAAAGCCGATGGTCCACCACATCGACGAGGGGCAGAAGGTGATTGACACCCAGAAGAAAACGGGCAAAGTATTTCAGGTCGGGAGCCAGCGCGTCAGCAGCATCATTTTCGAGAAAGCCAAGGAACTGTACGAGTCGGGCATCATCGGTGAGTTGAACATGGTCGAGGCGGCTTACGACCGCCACAGTGCGCTGGGAGCCTGGCAGTACTCGATTCCGACCGACGCTTCGCCACAAACGGTGGACTGGGACCGCTACCTGGGCGATGCCCCCAAGGTGCCCTACGATCCGAAACGCTTTTTCCGCTGGCGGAATTACCGCGACTACGGCACGGGCATGGCCGGTGACCTGTTTGTGCACCTGATTTCGGGGCTGCACATGGTGACGGGCTCGCTGGGCCCCACGCGGATCTACTCGTCGGGCGGGTTGAACTACTGGAAGGATGGGCGCGACGTGCCCGATCTGCTGGTCGGCATCCACGACTATCCGAAAACGGATGTGCACCCGGCGTTCCAACTGACGTTGCGCTGCAACTTTGCCGACGGCTCCGGTGGGGGCGAGCTGACCCGTCTGGTCGGGTCGGAAGGCGAAATTCAGATCGGCTGGGGCAACCTGACGGTGCGGCGCGACAAGCTGCCGAAAGCGCCCGGTTACGGCGGATGGGACATCTACAACGTTTTCACCGATGCGCAGAAAAAGGCCTTTGTGGAAGATTACCACAAAAAATATCCGTCGCAACGCGCCGAAGTGATGCCACCCGACGAAGAGCGCTACGAAGCGCCCAAGGGCTACGACGAGCGGCTCGACCACTTTGTGAACTTCTTCGAAGGGGTGCGCAACGGCAAGAAAATCGTGGAAGACGCTACGTTCGGTCTGCGGGCGGCGGGTCCGGCCTTGGCCTCGAACATGAGTTACTTCGAGCAACGTGTCATTCACTGGGACCCCGAGCGGATGCAGGTGCTGAAAGGCGATAAAGGGGACATGCGTCCCGGTAAGTAA
- a CDS encoding MmcQ/YjbR family DNA-binding protein → MSVLAQFRQRALAFPEVEEQPDHEKTLFQVAQKSFATLSEPDQRVCLKLSELDQSLFTDFDANAIYAVPDPSGQEGWTYVELDSVPESVVADALTAAYCHVAPRRLAQPYLDAS, encoded by the coding sequence ATGAGTGTACTCGCTCAGTTCCGCCAACGTGCGCTTGCTTTTCCGGAAGTGGAAGAGCAACCCGACCATGAGAAAACGTTGTTTCAAGTGGCGCAGAAAAGCTTTGCGACGCTTTCGGAGCCAGACCAACGGGTCTGCCTGAAACTCTCCGAACTCGATCAGTCGCTGTTTACCGACTTCGATGCCAACGCGATTTATGCGGTGCCGGACCCGTCAGGCCAAGAAGGCTGGACGTATGTAGAGCTGGATTCGGTGCCGGAATCGGTCGTGGCCGATGCGCTGACCGCCGCCTACTGCCATGTGGCCCCCCGGCGGCTGGCGCAGCCTTACCTGGATGCGTCGTGA